One segment of Gammaproteobacteria bacterium DNA contains the following:
- a CDS encoding twin transmembrane helix small protein has translation MLIKIIVILLLIVIIGSLSSGLFFLVSDKGHSDRTVKALTWRIALSLAAFALLMLGHWVGLIQPHGLYY, from the coding sequence ATGCTGATTAAAATCATCGTCATCCTGCTGTTGATCGTAATCATCGGCAGCCTGTCCTCCGGATTGTTCTTTCTCGTTTCGGACAAAGGCCACAGCGATCGCACGGTCAAGGCGCTCACCTGGAGAATCGCCCTGTCGCTGGCCGCGTTTGCGCTACTGATGCTGGGGCACTGGGTGGGATTGATCCAGCCGCACGGACTGTACTACTGA